Within Aspergillus oryzae RIB40 DNA, chromosome 2, the genomic segment ATTGGTGCATGAAGCGGTAGAGCGCCGACGATTGCGACTGCCAATTGTCATCATAATGCTCGCGGGATTTCAGCTTACGTGCCAGCCGTATCGAAGCGGTGATGAGAGCTGGAGTCGTGTAGCGGATCCGCTCGTTACCATCGGCGTAGGCTTTGCGAGTTGCTTGAAGTAGCTATCGACAAGTTAGCCAAGTGCAAAGGGAATAAGTGCGATTTGAGTTCGGCCATATTACCTTCAACTGGGTATCATTTTCTGGAGCTTGAATAAAGTGGATTAACCGCCCAAGCCACCCTTGTTCCTCGATGGTCTCATCCGTCTCACCTCGGCGCTGGGCTTGCAAACCAAGTCCCATAGCTTGCTGTGTGCCTTCCTTGATCAGGACCCTCAACGCTTGTAACACACGGTCCAAGTTCTCCGTAGTGGTGATAAGCGTCCGGTTCTTCAGAATGCTACGGGCAATCTCGCCTGCAACGGACCGCCTTGTAGTATAGGACTGCGCTGTCAAGAGAGGAAGATAGTGTGGCAGAGCCAATGCTGTGAAGATCGAGACGTATGAGCGTAGAGgagcaaggagaagatgtaAAAGGTTCTGCTGTGTCGGAGCAGAGTGCAAATCTGCGTGATCAGCATACTCCGCAGTCTCGCGGGTAGCGAAATCGAGAATCTGGTCGACGTATTCTAGTTGGTTGGGATACGTGTTCAGCGCAAGATTAACGAGTGAAACCAGTAGAGCCATGGTATCTTGGATGGGGAGGCCACGCGATTTGATTAGGTTGACCACCTGCCCGTAAAATACATCGTAAAGCTTGACGTCTGTCGGGATTTTAGCCTTCTCATCTTTGTCGCCGTTCGTGCTAGCGCTGGGTTCTGCCTCTGCTTCCTTTGTAGTTGCGGCCTCATCTGACTCCTTTGAGGTCTGCTCTACGCCGTTCTCCTGGGCAGCGTTCGTATCAgcatcggcatcggcatcggcggGTACTTCCTTCTTGGACTCCTCTGCGACTTTGAGGTTTTCGAGCAGTTTAGTAaccgcttcttcttcgctttgCTTTCTAGATTCTGGATCAGCAGACGACTCGGTCTCACGTGCCGCATAGGCCGACAAGCGGTCCATAAGACCAAtgacgatcttcttcaggtccACATGTGGGTTGAGCCGGGCAATTGCAGAGAGCAACAGGTCGAGTGTGTGAAGATGGAACTCATCCGGGAAGACCTTTGTGATTACTACAGCTCTGATTTAGTACTTCGGCTCAGAATGTAATGGCGATTACCCTCTTACCTTCCAGTAAATATTCTTGCGCCAACACATCCCGACATTGGACGACTTGTTCGAGCAAAGCCTGCAGGATACCAGACTTGTAACCCTCCAGGTCAACCAACTGGCTAAGTCGGACAACATTGCTTCCAACCAGAAGCTCCAACTCCCGGCGCTCCTGCATTCTCTTTTCCCGTTCCCGAGAAGGGCCCTGGTGTTGAAGTCGCACCCACAGCTTGTTCATCTCCACGAAATTGGTCAGGACGAAATTGATTGAGTCTTGCATGTTACCCTCGGGACCGTCCCCGGATCCCGTGGGTAGATGATCCCTCGCCTGTCCGGAGAGATAGTACCTCAAGAAAAGTCCTCGAATAGGATGCTGTACGCCTCGgctcatctccatcatatCCTTCATGATCTCTTTAATCGGGGCATCCTCCACAGACATGTATACAGTGCCGACAGTGATCATCAGATAGAGTCGCGGGATAATGTTACCGGCATACTGGACCAGTTCATACAGGTCCGCTAAGTGGTTGACGGGATGGTTCTCTTTCAGGTAAACGGAGAGGTGTCGCAGCGCATCGAACACAGCCATGTACAGTTCGTAGTATTGCTTCGGGCCTAAGCTCGGCGTCCGTAGTTCAGAGACTAAGGTCGACCTGGACCAATTGACACAACATGTTAAACCCTACACCAACTGATTCCGCTGCTGCCTTGGGGGGGAACCGGGAGGTTGAGCTCACCCGCATTTGAGCGCATCCATTA encodes:
- a CDS encoding vacuolar protein sorting-associated protein 35 (membrane coat complex Retromer, subunit VPS35), encoding MATPITPSEDQSRLLEEALGVVRQQSQMMRKCLETPGKLMDALKCGSTLVSELRTPSLGPKQYYELYMAVFDALRHLSVYLKENHPVNHLADLYELVQYAGNIIPRLYLMITVGTVYMSVEDAPIKEIMKDMMEMSRGVQHPIRGLFLRYYLSGQARDHLPTGSGDGPEGNMQDSINFVLTNFVEMNKLWVRLQHQGPSREREKRMQERRELELLVGSNVVRLSQLVDLEGYKSGILQALLEQVVQCRDVLAQEYLLEVITKVFPDEFHLHTLDLLLSAIARLNPHVDLKKIVIGLMDRLSAYAARETESSADPESRKQSEEEAVTKLLENLKVAEESKKEVPADADADADTNAAQENGVEQTSKESDEAATTKEAEAEPSASTNGDKDEKAKIPTDVKLYDVFYGQVVNLIKSRGLPIQDTMALLVSLVNLALNTYPNQLEYVDQILDFATRETAEYADHADLHSAPTQQNLLHLLLAPLRSYVSIFTALALPHYLPLLTAQSYTTRRSVAGEIARSILKNRTLITTTENLDRVLQALRVLIKEGTQQAMGLGLQAQRRGETDETIEEQGWLGRLIHFIQAPENDTQLKLLQATRKAYADGNERIRYTTPALITASIRLARKLKSREHYDDNWQSQSSALYRFMHQCVNNLYQRVNPGCADLALRLFVMCGEVADQTGFEEFSYEFFAQAFTIYEDSISDSRAQFQAVCIIAGALHGSRGFCKENYDTLITKAALHGSKLLKKPDQCRAVYLASHLWWVVENPQRGEDDPKNLYRDGKRVLECLQRALRVADACMDTAVSVELFVEILNRYVYYFDQQNETVTTKYLNGLIELIHSNLQTNEDEPNPSLEGPIRHFQRTLDYIRSREYEGVVTEFKQ